In the Ramlibacter tataouinensis TTB310 genome, one interval contains:
- a CDS encoding KTSC domain-containing protein — protein MAEGFPFPEHGRRYYARTEGLSQGVRSLAYERDRQTLDIEFASRESYRYHGVEPEEFVALMTSGSLGIYVNQHIKPRHRCDKLGRAPRADA, from the coding sequence ATGGCTGAAGGCTTCCCCTTTCCCGAACACGGCAGGCGCTACTACGCCCGGACCGAGGGCCTGTCCCAGGGCGTTCGCAGCCTGGCCTACGAACGCGACCGCCAAACCCTGGACATCGAGTTCGCCTCGCGCGAGTCCTACCGCTACCACGGGGTCGAGCCGGAGGAGTTCGTGGCGCTCATGACCTCCGGCTCGCTGGGCATCTACGTCAACCAGCACATCAAGCCGCGGCACCGCTGCGACAAGCTCGGGCGTGCGCCGCGCGCCGACGCCTGA
- a CDS encoding ABC transporter ATP-binding protein: MSSAELLIDARGLNTYYGQSHILRGIDFQVGRGETIGLMGRNGMGKSTLLKSLMGLVRPRSGTVRIAGRDMAGCAPYEVAQRGIAYVPEGRGIFGNLSVVENLRMAARPGTRGQRDWTYERVLDTFPRLKERLGHGGQQLSGGEQQMLTIGRALMTNPDVLILDEATEGLAPLIAREIWRICGLIRETGISSVIVDKNWKQVTQVTDRNLILVKGEVVFSGTSAQLRAQPQLLEQHLGV, from the coding sequence GTGTCATCCGCCGAACTCCTCATCGACGCCCGCGGCCTGAACACCTACTACGGCCAGAGCCACATCCTGCGCGGCATCGACTTCCAGGTCGGCCGCGGCGAGACCATCGGCCTGATGGGCCGCAACGGCATGGGCAAGAGCACCCTGCTCAAGAGCCTGATGGGCCTGGTCAGGCCGCGCAGCGGCACGGTGCGCATCGCGGGCCGGGACATGGCCGGCTGCGCGCCCTACGAAGTCGCGCAGCGCGGCATCGCCTACGTGCCCGAGGGCCGCGGCATCTTCGGCAACCTCAGCGTGGTCGAGAACCTCAGGATGGCGGCGCGCCCCGGCACGCGCGGGCAACGGGACTGGACCTACGAGCGCGTGCTCGACACCTTCCCGCGGCTGAAGGAGCGCCTGGGCCACGGCGGCCAGCAGCTGTCGGGCGGCGAGCAGCAGATGCTGACCATCGGCCGCGCCCTCATGACCAACCCGGACGTGCTGATCCTGGACGAGGCCACCGAGGGCCTGGCGCCGCTGATCGCGCGCGAGATCTGGCGCATCTGCGGCCTCATCCGCGAGACCGGCATCTCCAGCGTGATCGTGGACAAGAACTGGAAGCAGGTGACCCAGGTGACCGATCGCAACCTCATCCTAGTCAAGGGCGAGGTCGTTTTCTCCGGCACCTCGGCGCAGCTGCGGGCCCAGCCCCAGCTGCTGGAGCAGCACCTGGGCGTGTAG
- a CDS encoding ABC transporter ATP-binding protein, whose translation MSEVLLSARNLTKRFGGLAAVNEVSVDLWRGRIHAVIGPNGAGKSTLANLLSGDLAPTSGTITLGEANVTGWKPESVSKAGLGRSYQKTNIFLPFTVWENVRLAAQSRAPHPARWLRRATSFAATNERAQRALALAGLEHRKDAVAGTVSHGEQRQLEIAMTLATEPRVLLLDEPLAGMGTVEAERMVELLQRLKAEHAVMLVEHDMDAVFALADRLTVMVNGQVIASGTPAQIRADANVQAAYLGEEH comes from the coding sequence ATGAGTGAGGTGCTGCTGTCGGCCAGGAACCTCACCAAGCGCTTCGGCGGCCTGGCGGCCGTGAACGAGGTGTCGGTCGACCTCTGGCGCGGCCGCATCCACGCCGTGATCGGCCCCAACGGCGCCGGCAAGTCCACGCTGGCCAATTTGCTGTCCGGCGACCTGGCGCCCACCTCCGGCACCATCACGCTGGGCGAGGCCAACGTCACCGGCTGGAAGCCCGAGAGCGTGTCCAAGGCCGGCCTGGGACGCAGCTACCAGAAGACCAACATCTTCCTGCCCTTCACCGTCTGGGAGAACGTGCGCCTGGCCGCGCAGTCGCGGGCGCCGCATCCGGCGCGCTGGCTGCGCCGCGCCACCTCCTTCGCCGCCACCAACGAGCGGGCGCAGCGGGCGCTGGCGCTGGCCGGCCTGGAGCACCGCAAGGACGCGGTCGCCGGCACCGTCAGCCACGGCGAGCAGCGCCAGCTGGAGATCGCCATGACGCTGGCCACCGAGCCGCGCGTGCTGCTGCTGGACGAGCCGCTGGCCGGCATGGGCACGGTGGAAGCCGAGCGCATGGTCGAGCTGCTGCAGCGGCTGAAGGCCGAGCACGCCGTGATGCTGGTGGAGCACGACATGGACGCGGTGTTCGCCCTGGCCGACCGGCTCACCGTCATGGTCAACGGCCAGGTCATCGCCAGCGGCACGCCGGCGCAGATCCGCGCCGACGCCAACGTGCAGGCGGCGTACCTCGGGGAGGAACACTGA
- a CDS encoding NADPH-dependent FMN reductase: protein MDSFRIAVFVGSLRRESYNHQLALALAGMGAPGFSFEPSRIDDLPMYNQDDDAHPSEPVRRLKDEIAHAQGLLFVTPEYNRSIPGVLKNALDHGSRPYGQSAWAGKPGGVIGISVGAIGTAVAQQHLRTVLAYLDVPTLGQPEGYLQHKPGFFAPDGGIGPDDTRQFLQGWMAEFCAFVRLHEGV from the coding sequence ATGGACAGCTTCCGCATCGCCGTTTTCGTCGGCAGCCTGCGCCGTGAGTCGTACAACCACCAGCTGGCGCTCGCGCTGGCAGGCATGGGCGCGCCGGGTTTCAGCTTCGAGCCGTCGCGCATCGACGACCTGCCGATGTACAACCAGGACGACGATGCCCACCCGAGCGAGCCGGTCCGGCGGCTGAAGGACGAGATCGCCCACGCCCAGGGCCTGCTGTTCGTCACGCCCGAGTACAACCGCTCCATCCCCGGCGTGCTCAAGAATGCGCTGGACCACGGCTCGCGGCCCTACGGGCAGAGCGCGTGGGCCGGCAAGCCGGGCGGCGTCATCGGCATCAGCGTGGGCGCCATCGGCACGGCGGTGGCCCAGCAGCACCTGCGCACCGTCCTGGCCTATTTGGACGTGCCCACGCTGGGCCAGCCCGAGGGCTACCTGCAGCACAAGCCCGGCTTCTTCGCGCCGGACGGCGGCATCGGCCCGGATGACACGCGCCAGTTCCTGCAGGGGTGGATGGCCGAGTTCTGCGCCTTCGTGCGGCTGCACGAAGGCGTCTAG